In Terriglobia bacterium, the genomic window CATCACCGCTGGATTGCCGGCAGGCTACCGCTACGAACCGGATCCGGATCGTGATCGAATCGTCGGTTCAGTGGATTCTACCTACCGCCGAGAGCTGATTCGGGTGTCGAGACTGATCCATTCCAAACCATCGGCAGCGGTTCGGGCGTTTGCTCGGGCCTTCCGTCTGAAAAAGGATACCAAATAATATGAGTGCCTCAATCTATATTCTGGGCGCTCTCACCGGCTTGTGCTGTGCAGTCTTGCTACTTCGTGGCTACGCGCGAGCAAAGAAGAAGCTGCTGCTTTGGAGCGGACTGTGCTTCGCGGGCCTGACGGTTTCGAATGCCCTGGTTTTTGTGGATCTGGTGCTTTTCCCTGATGTGAACCTGTACCGTCTGAGACTCGGTACCGCCGCTGCCGCGATGATTCTTCTCCTGTACGGTCTGATTTGGGAGAGCGAGTGAAGACATGATTGACGGGTTTTTGCTAGGAGTGATCGCCACCGCGTCGGTTGCCGCTGGATTGTTTTTCCTGAAATTCTGGCGTACCACTCAGGATTCGTTCTTTCTCGCTTTTGCGGCGTCATTTATTGTTGAAGG contains:
- a CDS encoding DUF5985 family protein, coding for MSASIYILGALTGLCCAVLLLRGYARAKKKLLLWSGLCFAGLTVSNALVFVDLVLFPDVNLYRLRLGTAAAAMILLLYGLIWESE
- a CDS encoding DUF5985 family protein; translation: MIDGFLLGVIATASVAAGLFFLKFWRTTQDSFFLAFAASFIVEGLNRSAVLLTDRPNEATPWTYLVRLLSLLLILGAILKKNYDKM